The proteins below come from a single bacterium genomic window:
- a CDS encoding VWA domain-containing protein, whose translation MLSFANPWWLLAFLPALYLLFYFQRRSFVPARRSKQLFWFVLRSLLIMLVVFALAGAQLRSRVRKNQILFLVDASDSIAPEQKEKAVEFLNQAMRKIQPPDQAGIIVFGSQAEVERFPSLAHSIVRFESQINPSGTNLENALRLADAVLADDYQKDIVILSDGLENAGESLPLAKLMMEKDVALQGFYLHPSDVVEAQIEDVRVPPEIRLKEPFTLEVITKSNRKMSALLQILRNGVLLQEGTILLNPVEKNLIPIPQKILEPGIYRYDIRIKPQQDFQVENNSLQAWISVAGPPRILFVDNQPEEIQTLADAFARRGFSVEVKEARYFPRILPDMLLYQAILIRNVPASAIHSQMPSLEQYVHEFGGGFAMLGGKKSFGPGGYYQTPVENILPVRMDLVNKKYLADVAMVIVIDKSGSMTFTDRGRQKIDLADEGGARVASLLKETDRLGVLAVDSVPKWAFEFQKLGNKRDAIDAITSIRAGGGGIYVYSGLREAYDRLANVEASVKHVILFADTADCEEKDGASGDSSLLLAGRALEQHQITTTTIGIGQSGDPDVDFLEQLATIAAGRFYFTNDMFTLPQIFAQESAVVQRYYITEETFLPKIEQSEPLLSGVQEVPELDGYVATTAKGQATVSVLSHREDPVLAFWRHGLGHTLAYTSDPVGSWGAKWLAWPQWENFWAQTGRYLARSSEPARFQVSVKADGNATTVIVDTFEELQEQEGSSWRGAVVDSSGKEQELIFTRTSYGRFEAKIPITGSLFGKIFRLQSDQILEEAVVQFSSPGNREYQTSSEGKNLLIQMTGSLIESADQLKFNSKTATDVQPISMQLLLWAIWLFLLDVAVRKLDFSLFRRRRTLQPATVLVQAPIEKLKTRKKEVQKQRPVWMEVEKEPEPTQPESRMKPESQQSSDYMERLKKVKKKTKG comes from the coding sequence ATGCTTTCTTTTGCGAACCCCTGGTGGTTGCTTGCTTTTCTTCCTGCGCTCTATCTGCTGTTCTATTTCCAACGAAGAAGTTTCGTACCGGCGCGACGCAGCAAACAACTCTTCTGGTTTGTGTTGCGCAGTTTACTGATAATGCTAGTCGTTTTTGCTCTCGCAGGCGCGCAGCTGAGGTCCCGCGTGCGCAAGAATCAAATTCTATTTCTTGTGGATGCTTCCGACAGCATTGCGCCGGAACAGAAAGAGAAAGCAGTTGAGTTTCTCAATCAGGCGATGCGCAAAATTCAACCGCCCGATCAAGCGGGCATCATAGTCTTCGGATCACAAGCCGAAGTGGAGCGCTTCCCCTCCCTAGCTCATTCAATCGTGCGATTTGAATCGCAAATCAATCCGAGTGGCACGAATCTGGAAAATGCCCTCCGGCTGGCCGATGCAGTTCTGGCGGACGACTACCAGAAGGACATCGTGATCCTCAGTGATGGCCTGGAAAACGCAGGTGAATCCTTGCCGCTTGCTAAACTCATGATGGAAAAAGATGTAGCGCTGCAAGGTTTTTATCTGCATCCATCAGACGTTGTCGAAGCTCAAATTGAAGACGTGCGTGTGCCTCCCGAGATTCGCTTAAAAGAACCGTTCACGCTAGAGGTGATTACGAAAAGCAACCGGAAGATGTCGGCTTTGTTGCAGATTCTTCGAAATGGCGTTTTGCTTCAGGAAGGGACAATTCTTTTGAATCCCGTAGAAAAGAATTTGATTCCCATTCCGCAAAAGATCCTGGAACCTGGAATTTATCGATATGATATACGCATCAAACCGCAGCAAGATTTTCAAGTCGAGAACAATTCGCTGCAGGCCTGGATTTCAGTGGCTGGTCCGCCACGGATACTTTTCGTCGATAACCAGCCGGAAGAAATACAGACGCTGGCGGATGCTTTCGCGCGCCGTGGCTTCAGTGTTGAAGTAAAGGAGGCGCGTTATTTTCCAAGGATACTGCCTGACATGCTCCTTTATCAGGCGATCCTTATCCGGAATGTGCCGGCAAGCGCCATTCATTCGCAGATGCCTTCCCTCGAACAATACGTTCACGAATTCGGCGGAGGATTCGCAATGCTCGGTGGGAAAAAGAGCTTTGGTCCGGGTGGTTACTACCAGACCCCTGTTGAAAATATTTTGCCGGTACGAATGGATCTTGTAAACAAGAAATACCTTGCCGATGTTGCCATGGTAATCGTGATCGATAAGTCGGGAAGCATGACTTTTACGGATCGCGGCAGGCAAAAAATCGATCTGGCAGATGAAGGGGGCGCGCGTGTTGCCTCATTATTAAAGGAAACGGACCGGCTCGGTGTACTGGCAGTGGATTCCGTGCCGAAATGGGCGTTTGAGTTCCAAAAATTAGGCAACAAACGAGATGCCATCGATGCGATCACATCAATTCGCGCGGGCGGAGGCGGCATTTATGTTTACTCCGGACTGCGAGAAGCATATGACAGGCTCGCGAATGTTGAAGCCTCGGTCAAGCATGTCATCCTGTTTGCAGACACAGCAGACTGTGAAGAAAAGGATGGGGCTTCAGGAGACAGTTCACTACTTCTGGCGGGCCGCGCACTGGAGCAGCATCAAATCACGACAACCACGATTGGAATCGGACAATCAGGAGATCCCGATGTGGATTTTCTTGAGCAACTGGCGACAATTGCGGCCGGACGATTTTATTTTACAAACGATATGTTCACTCTTCCTCAGATATTTGCGCAGGAATCCGCCGTTGTGCAACGCTACTACATTACAGAGGAAACATTCCTGCCCAAAATTGAACAGTCCGAACCGCTCTTATCGGGTGTACAGGAGGTCCCGGAGCTGGATGGTTACGTCGCGACAACAGCAAAGGGCCAGGCCACAGTCAGCGTGCTCTCTCACCGTGAAGATCCTGTTCTTGCATTCTGGAGGCATGGTCTGGGACACACTCTCGCGTATACTTCGGATCCTGTCGGGAGTTGGGGCGCAAAATGGCTGGCGTGGCCTCAGTGGGAAAATTTCTGGGCGCAAACGGGACGTTACCTTGCCCGGAGCAGCGAACCCGCACGATTTCAGGTGTCTGTAAAAGCGGACGGAAACGCTACTACAGTAATAGTAGACACGTTTGAAGAGCTTCAAGAACAGGAAGGATCCTCCTGGCGGGGCGCTGTAGTGGATTCCTCCGGGAAGGAACAGGAGCTGATTTTCACGCGGACCTCCTATGGGCGGTTCGAAGCTAAAATTCCCATCACCGGCTCCCTCTTTGGCAAAATTTTTCGTTTGCAAAGCGATCAGATCCTGGAAGAAGCAGTCGTACAGTTTTCATCACCGGGAAATCGCGAATATCAAACCTCTTCGGAGGGCAAGAATCTCCTCATCCAGATGACAGGAAGCTTGATCGAATCAGCAGACCAGCTGAAGTTCAACAGTAAAACGGCGACAGATGTGCAGCCGATTAGCATGCAATTGTTGCTCTGGGCGATCTGGCTTTTTCTGCTGGATGTGGCCGTGCGGAAACTGGATTTCAGCCTTTTCCGGCGCAGAAGAACGTTACAACCTGCAACGGTACTGGTCCAGGCGCCAATAGAAAAGCTGAAAACGCGAAAAAAGGAAGTCCAGAAACAGCGACCAGTATGGATGGAAGTCGAAAAAGAACCGGAACCAACCCAGCCGGAAAGTAGAATGAAGCCCGAGTCGCAGCAATCCTCGGATTACATGGAACGTCTGAAGAAAGTAAAAAAGAAAACTAAAGGTTAA
- a CDS encoding ABC transporter substrate-binding protein, which produces MKSFVAIAFLILALLTFACKEEIKVYRVGAVIPLSGAAETYGRNVQNGLLLALDEINAAGGVKGKKIDVLMENDETNEKTAVQKAEQLMNNGIPVLIGGVTSNLALALAPVCDKRKTALISPTATSPKLTGISPYFFRNFPSDTREGRVMAEYAVRRMKIRNVAILYVDKEYGQGLTQIFKNRFQELGGTIAYEKPYTEGTTDFSTNVKEIKDSGADSVYLPGYYTEIAAILNEVKKQEVNAKILSVQGMATPMFLEIAGDAAEGVVYPQPPYDPESQEPAIQKFVQAYRQKFPTKPDVDAAFAYDALWVVAKAIDKCETYPTDLRAKIADTSHNGLTGEITFDSGGDVDIEPRMFQIKDGKFEPIK; this is translated from the coding sequence ATGAAATCATTTGTAGCGATTGCATTTCTCATTCTCGCCCTTTTGACTTTTGCGTGTAAGGAAGAGATCAAGGTTTATCGTGTGGGTGCCGTGATTCCCCTGAGCGGAGCGGCTGAGACATACGGGCGCAATGTTCAGAATGGACTTCTGCTGGCACTGGATGAAATCAATGCAGCGGGAGGAGTCAAAGGTAAAAAGATCGACGTGTTGATGGAGAACGATGAAACAAATGAAAAAACGGCTGTGCAAAAAGCCGAACAACTCATGAACAACGGCATACCAGTACTCATCGGCGGCGTTACAAGTAATCTTGCTCTTGCGCTGGCGCCGGTTTGCGACAAGAGAAAGACAGCTTTGATATCACCCACTGCAACAAGTCCCAAGCTGACTGGAATCAGTCCCTATTTTTTCCGGAATTTTCCGTCTGATACTCGCGAAGGGCGCGTAATGGCTGAATACGCCGTCAGACGGATGAAGATCCGCAATGTTGCAATCCTTTACGTTGACAAAGAATACGGGCAGGGTCTCACACAAATTTTCAAGAATCGTTTTCAAGAGCTTGGCGGCACCATTGCCTATGAAAAACCTTACACGGAAGGTACAACTGATTTTTCTACTAACGTAAAGGAGATAAAAGATTCCGGCGCAGATTCGGTATATCTCCCGGGATACTACACGGAAATTGCCGCCATCCTGAATGAAGTCAAGAAGCAGGAAGTAAACGCAAAAATTCTCAGTGTGCAGGGAATGGCTACTCCGATGTTTCTTGAAATTGCAGGTGATGCCGCCGAAGGTGTTGTTTATCCACAACCACCCTATGATCCGGAAAGTCAGGAACCGGCCATTCAGAAGTTCGTTCAAGCCTACAGACAAAAGTTTCCGACCAAACCTGATGTCGATGCCGCTTTTGCTTACGATGCGCTCTGGGTCGTGGCGAAGGCGATCGATAAGTGTGAGACCTATCCAACCGACTTGAGAGCGAAAATTGCTGACACAAGTCACAATGGACTCACCGGAGAAATAACTTTTGATTCCGGTGGCGATGTCGATATCGAGCCTAGAATGTTCCAGATCAAAGACGGAAAGTTCGAACCCATTAAATAA
- a CDS encoding alpha-ketoglutarate-dependent dioxygenase AlkB, whose protein sequence is MNCEVAPSAFLMEGYLTIEEQKGLILRCKDLGSEPAGFYTPSMRTGAYMNIQMMCLGLHWNAKTYKYENVRTDFDELPVQPLPQHFKEISRRIAADVGMAIEPDICIVNFYTGAGKLGLHQDKDERPETLKKGIPVVSISLGDSCNFLFGGTARKDPVRTILLKSGDAFLFGGPSRMCFHGVSSIIAGSAPAELKVSGRYNLTFRQY, encoded by the coding sequence ATGAACTGCGAAGTTGCGCCCAGCGCGTTCTTGATGGAAGGTTATCTGACGATAGAAGAACAAAAAGGACTCATACTCAGATGTAAAGATCTCGGAAGTGAACCGGCGGGTTTTTACACGCCTTCGATGAGGACCGGCGCATACATGAATATTCAAATGATGTGTCTCGGTTTGCACTGGAACGCAAAGACTTACAAATACGAGAATGTACGCACGGATTTTGATGAACTCCCCGTACAACCGCTTCCGCAGCATTTCAAGGAGATCTCCAGACGGATCGCCGCTGACGTTGGCATGGCAATTGAGCCTGATATCTGCATAGTAAATTTCTATACGGGTGCCGGAAAATTAGGCTTACATCAGGACAAAGATGAAAGACCGGAAACTTTGAAAAAGGGAATACCGGTGGTTTCGATTTCTCTTGGCGATTCGTGTAATTTCCTCTTTGGTGGAACAGCGCGAAAGGATCCTGTAAGAACAATTCTTTTGAAATCAGGAGACGCTTTCCTGTTCGGAGGTCCCAGCAGAATGTGTTTCCATGGAGTTTCATCCATTATAGCGGGCAGCGCTCCCGCTGAGCTGAAAGTTTCGGGAAGGTACAACCTGACTTTTCGGCAGTATTGA